From the genome of Maridesulfovibrio ferrireducens, one region includes:
- a CDS encoding aldose epimerase family protein, which translates to MSIERRSWGRTPSGEEVSLYILNNKEGYSAGIATYGATLTKLDVPISRMSMLDVVLGFDELDGYLKDDNYFGATIGRTAGRISQAEFELDGKKIFLDKNEGENQLHGGAKGFHNRVWTASPEEDAEGPSLKLCYDSPDGESCYPGNLRVSVIYTLIKNGLRIDYRGVTDSPTPVNMTAHPYFNLNINGEDIGSHELKIFSSKTLNLDDSLIPNGEIIDVAGTEADFTDFSLIKGATARTSPLKHDRFYVLNSKKGEMNIAAIVRSRSFDLELEVATTQSGLQFYSGDSLSVGYAGKYGCQYGPRSGFCLEPHAHPDAPNQPKFPSVILRPGEIYEHSTEYRFREFKARS; encoded by the coding sequence GTGAGCATTGAACGCAGGTCATGGGGCAGAACTCCGTCAGGAGAAGAAGTCAGCTTGTACATCCTCAATAATAAAGAGGGTTATTCTGCTGGTATAGCTACTTATGGAGCCACCCTGACGAAGCTTGATGTACCTATTTCTAGGATGTCTATGTTGGACGTGGTTTTAGGTTTTGATGAACTTGATGGTTATCTGAAAGATGATAATTATTTCGGTGCCACCATAGGCAGGACCGCAGGCCGTATTTCTCAGGCTGAATTTGAGTTGGATGGTAAAAAAATTTTTTTAGACAAAAATGAAGGTGAAAACCAGCTGCATGGCGGGGCAAAAGGGTTTCATAATCGTGTTTGGACAGCTTCCCCAGAAGAAGACGCAGAAGGTCCATCTTTAAAGCTTTGTTATGACAGCCCGGACGGGGAATCCTGCTATCCCGGCAACCTGCGGGTATCCGTGATTTATACCTTGATTAAAAATGGACTGCGTATTGATTACAGGGGAGTAACCGACAGTCCCACACCTGTAAACATGACCGCACATCCATATTTTAATCTGAATATAAATGGCGAAGATATAGGCAGTCATGAATTAAAAATTTTCTCAAGCAAGACTCTGAACCTTGATGACAGCCTTATTCCAAACGGTGAAATTATTGATGTAGCAGGTACTGAGGCTGATTTTACTGATTTCTCTTTAATTAAGGGAGCTACGGCCCGGACTTCTCCTTTGAAACATGACAGATTCTATGTCTTGAATTCTAAAAAAGGAGAAATGAACATCGCAGCCATAGTCAGAAGCCGTTCTTTCGATTTGGAACTTGAAGTCGCGACCACACAGTCTGGACTGCAATTTTATTCAGGTGATTCTCTTTCTGTAGGTTACGCTGGAAAATATGGATGTCAATATGGACCCCGCTCAGGTTTTTGCCTTGAGCCGCATGCACATCCTGACGCACCCAACCAACCCAAATTTCCCTCCGTGATATTACGTCCCGGAGAAATATACGAGCATTCAACCGAGTACAGGTTTCGCGAATTTAAAGCGCGAAGCTAA
- a CDS encoding ABC transporter ATP-binding protein: MANVEIKGVVKRYGSVEVIHGVDLSVKENEFIVLVGPSGCGKSTLLRMVAGLEDLSGGEISIGGRVVNNVSPKDRNVAMVFQNYALYPHMTVRENMGFSLKMRKKSKEEQDSRVMEAARILELEPYLERKPSELSGGQRQRVAMGRAMVRKPDVFLFDEPLSNLDAQLRTQMRMELRKMQLRLKTTTIYVTHDQIEAMTLADRIVILKDGHIQQVGTPIEVFEKPNNVFVAKFIGNPPMNILEGVCSVVDGKRYAVIGSSIFPLQDGVAEGIVNGSPVLVGIRPDSIKMGQNIERLPKEWWCQGEVVVSEILGAHSLLEIIIDGENELIAEVEGRIVAHPGETVPIGFEFDRMVLFDPKTKMALY, encoded by the coding sequence ATGGCAAACGTAGAGATTAAAGGCGTCGTCAAGCGTTATGGCTCAGTAGAGGTCATCCACGGGGTGGATCTTTCTGTAAAGGAAAATGAATTTATTGTGCTTGTCGGACCCTCAGGGTGCGGAAAGTCCACTTTGTTACGCATGGTGGCAGGTCTGGAAGACTTAAGCGGAGGTGAGATCAGCATCGGCGGGCGAGTGGTCAACAATGTTTCTCCCAAGGATCGCAACGTTGCCATGGTTTTCCAGAACTATGCACTGTATCCGCATATGACGGTTCGTGAGAACATGGGTTTTTCGCTTAAGATGCGTAAAAAGAGCAAAGAAGAGCAGGACTCCAGAGTAATGGAAGCAGCTAGAATTCTGGAGCTTGAACCATATTTGGAACGTAAGCCTTCTGAACTTTCCGGTGGACAACGTCAGCGTGTAGCCATGGGAAGAGCCATGGTTCGCAAACCGGATGTTTTTCTTTTTGATGAACCCCTTTCAAATCTTGATGCACAGCTCAGAACGCAAATGCGGATGGAGCTGAGAAAGATGCAGCTGCGGTTGAAAACTACCACCATATACGTCACCCATGATCAAATTGAGGCCATGACTCTTGCTGATCGGATTGTCATTCTCAAAGACGGACATATCCAGCAGGTAGGGACACCTATTGAAGTGTTCGAAAAGCCTAATAATGTTTTCGTTGCAAAATTTATAGGGAATCCGCCTATGAATATTCTGGAAGGCGTATGCAGTGTGGTTGACGGCAAACGTTATGCTGTCATTGGCAGCAGTATCTTTCCTCTTCAGGATGGTGTGGCTGAAGGAATTGTAAACGGTTCGCCGGTTCTGGTCGGAATCCGTCCTGACTCTATCAAAATGGGACAGAACATCGAGCGTCTTCCTAAAGAGTGGTGGTGTCAGGGTGAAGTTGTTGTCTCTGAAATTCTCGGTGCCCATTCTCTGCTGGAGATTATTATCGACGGCGAAAACGAACTTATAGCTGAAGTCGAAGGGCGTATTGTGGCTCACCCCGGAGAAACCGTTCCTATTGGTTTCGAGTTTGACCGCATGGTTCTCTTTGATCCGAAAACGAAAATGGCGCTTTATTAG
- a CDS encoding ABC transporter substrate-binding protein, which produces MKMSLAKLFLVLAVALMLTVPQVSMAKELNGDLEIFSWWAGDEGPALQALIKQYKDQNPNVNVIDATVTGGSGVNAKAVLKTRMLGNEPPDSFQVHSGQELIGTWVKADRMEDLTFLFKEQGWMDSFPAGLIKLIGTDKGIWSVPVTIHRSNVMWYIPANLKKWGVTAPKTWADFLKIAPKLQKEGIVPLAMAENWTVNHLWESVALASLGADKWDALWAGKLRFDSPEVVKAWELFGKILKYTNKDASSLSWQQATDMMIDGKAAFNIMGDWAAGYMSTTKKMAPGKDFGWATSPDTGGEFMFLSDSFGLPKGAPNRDNAIAWLKVLGSKKGSDTFNPLKGSISPRTDSDLSKYNAYLQSASADFGKDRVVGSLAHGVAANETFMGGFSQIMEMFLKTHNAKAVSMACQQLADKSKIGK; this is translated from the coding sequence ATGAAAATGTCCTTGGCGAAGTTGTTTTTGGTGCTTGCCGTGGCTTTAATGCTAACAGTTCCGCAGGTCTCCATGGCCAAAGAGCTGAACGGTGACCTTGAAATTTTTTCCTGGTGGGCTGGAGATGAAGGTCCGGCTTTACAGGCTCTGATCAAGCAATACAAAGATCAGAATCCAAATGTTAATGTTATTGATGCCACGGTTACCGGTGGTTCAGGAGTTAATGCCAAAGCGGTATTAAAAACCCGTATGCTCGGCAATGAACCTCCTGATAGTTTTCAGGTTCATTCCGGTCAGGAACTTATCGGAACATGGGTAAAAGCAGACCGCATGGAAGACCTTACATTCCTGTTCAAAGAGCAGGGCTGGATGGATTCATTCCCAGCAGGTTTAATTAAACTCATCGGAACCGACAAAGGAATCTGGTCCGTTCCTGTCACCATTCATCGCTCAAATGTGATGTGGTACATTCCTGCTAATCTGAAAAAATGGGGCGTAACCGCACCAAAAACTTGGGCTGACTTTTTGAAAATTGCTCCTAAGCTGCAAAAAGAGGGTATTGTTCCTCTGGCTATGGCTGAAAACTGGACAGTCAATCATCTTTGGGAATCTGTTGCACTCGCATCTTTGGGCGCTGACAAATGGGATGCTCTTTGGGCCGGTAAGCTAAGATTCGACAGTCCTGAAGTTGTCAAAGCTTGGGAACTGTTCGGCAAGATCCTCAAATACACAAACAAAGACGCCTCCTCCCTTTCATGGCAGCAGGCGACTGATATGATGATTGATGGCAAAGCTGCTTTTAATATTATGGGTGACTGGGCAGCCGGTTACATGTCCACCACCAAAAAAATGGCTCCCGGTAAAGACTTCGGTTGGGCTACGTCTCCGGATACCGGTGGTGAATTCATGTTCCTTTCCGATTCCTTCGGCCTGCCAAAAGGCGCACCTAACCGCGACAACGCCATTGCATGGCTTAAAGTCCTTGGATCAAAGAAAGGCAGTGACACATTCAATCCGCTTAAAGGTTCAATTTCCCCCCGCACCGACTCAGATTTAAGCAAGTACAATGCTTACCTGCAATCTGCATCAGCAGATTTCGGAAAAGACAGAGTAGTTGGTTCGTTGGCTCATGGTGTAGCTGCGAATGAAACCTTCATGGGTGGATTCTCACAGATCATGGAAATGTTCCTTAAGACCCATAATGCTAAAGCCGTTTCAATGGCTTGCCAGCAGTTGGCTGACAAATCTAAAATCGGTAAATAG